The genomic segment CAGGCGAAAAGTGAAGACGTTTTTCAGTCATTTATTAATGCTTTTGCCCGTGAAATTGATCCGCATACCAGTTATCTTTCTCCTCGAAATACCGAGCAATTTAATACGGAAATGAGCCTTTCTCTGGAAGGTATCGGAGCCGTGTTACAAATGGAAGATGACTATACGCAAATCAACTCACTGGTTGCCGGTGGACCTGCCGCTAAGAGTAAATCGATTGCCGTTGGTGATAAAATTGTTGGCGTAGGCCAGCAGGATAAGCCAATGGTTGATGTTATCGGTTGGCGTCTGGATGATGTGGTTGCATTAATCAAAGGGCCAAAAGGCAGTAAGGTTCGTCTGGAGATTTTACCCGCGGCTAAAGGGGCTAAATCGAAGACCGTTGTACTGACGCGTGAACGTATCCGTCTGGAAGATCGCGCTGTTAAGATGACGTTGAAAACCGTCGGTAAGAAAAAAGTTGGTGTACTGGATATTCCGGGTTTCTACGTTGGTCTGACGGAAGATGTTAAAACCCAACTGCAAAAGCTGACCAAGCAAAACGTTGACAGCATTATTATCGATTTGCGTACTAACGGTGGTGGTGCATTAACCGAAGCGGTTTCTCTGTCCGGATTATTTATCCCAAGCGGTCCGGTAGTTCAGGTTCGTGATAACAACGGAAAAATTCGTGAAGACAGCGATACTGATGGCATTGTTTACTACAAAGGTCCATTGGTAGTATTAGTCGATCGCTTTAGTGCCTCAGCATCAGAGATTTTTGCCGCTGCAATGCAAGATTATGGTCGTGCACTGATCGTTGGAGAACCAACCTTTGGTAAAGGGACTGTACAACAGCACCGCGCATTAAATCGTATTTACGATCAAATGCTGCGTCCTGACTGGCCTGAACTGGGCTCAGTGCAGTATACCATTCAAAAATTCTATCGTATTAATGGTGGCAGTACTCAGCGTAAAGGGGTAACGCCAGACATCATTATGCCTACGGGTATCGATCCGGTAGAAACGGGTGAAAGCTTTGAAGATAACGCATTACCGTGGGACAGCGTTGACAAAGCGACTTACTCTTTATTAGGTGATGAATCTCGCTATATTCCAATCCTGAAGAAAAACTATGATGAGCGGATTGCTAAAGATCCGGAGTTCCAGTTTATTATGCAGGATATTGCCCGTTATAAGGCGAATAAAGATAAGCGTGCGACTATTTCACTAAACTATGCTAAGCGTGAAAAAGAGAGCAGTGAAGATGATGCAATTCGTTTAAAACGCATCAACGACCGTCTGGAGCGCGAAGGTAAGAGTAAGCTGAAGTCGCTGGAAGATTTACCAAAAGATTATAAAGAAGCCGATCCTTACCTGGATGAGACGGTATTAATTGCGGTAGATTTGGCGGATTTAGAAAAGAATGATGCTGCACAAGCAACCGCAACAGCTGCAGTGAAGAAAGACTAAGCAGCAACATTTTTAATAAGACCTTTGAAAGGCGCTCTTTGAGCGCCTTTTTTATCACCACCAGAAGCCAGGAAAAGCAGGGGAAGTGTGAAGTTAATCACCTGTCATTGTAAAGTTATGATCTAATTGTTATGTGAGTGTTGTTCACACTTGAATTTTGGATATAAGCCCATAAGATCTGTCTGGTAAGAACATTATTTTATTTCTCTGAGGAAACTATCATTTTATGATGCGTATAGCGTTATTTTTATTAACAAACCTCGCAGTTATGGTGGTTTTTGGCATAGTGCTGAGTTTAACCGGCATTCAGGGACGTAGCGTTCAGGGTCTGATGATCATGGCCGGTTTGTTTGGTTTTGGTGGTGCATTCGTCTCTTTGTTGATGTCAAAGTGGATGGCGCTGCGTTCTGTTGGCGGACAGGTGATTGAACAACCGGCAAATGAAGTAGAACGCTGGTTAGTTGAAACCGTCAGACGCCAGTCGCAGCAGGCAGGTATTGCAATGCCACAGGTGGCTATTTATCAGGCTCCTGATATTAACGCATTTGCAACCGGAGCCAGACGAGATGCCTCTTTGGTTGCCGTTAGTACCGGATTATTACAAAACATGAGTCGCGATGAAGCAGAAGCGGTTCTGGCTCATGAAATCAGCCATGTTGCTAACGGTGATATGGTTACCATGACTCTGATTCAGGGTGTGGTAAATACCTTCGTTATTTTTGCTTCACGCCTGATTGCTCAGGTGGCCGCTGGTTTTATGAATCGCGATAACGAAAGTTCATCAGGCAACACCATGGTCTATTTTATCGTGTCGATGGTGCTGGAACTGGTATTTGGTATTTTGGCCAGCATTATCACCATGTGGTTCTCTCGCCACCGTGAATTTAAGGCAGATGCCGGCTCGGCTAAGCTGGTTGGTCGTGAGAAGATGATAGCGGCGCTGCAACGCCTGAAAACCAGCTACGAACCGCAGGAAGGCTCTACCATGATGGCATTTTGTATTAACGGTAAGTCAAAAACCTTTAGTGAACTGTTTTTGTCTCATCCACCGTTAGACAAGCGTATTGAAGCGCTGCGTGCGGGAACCCATCTGAAGTAATAAAACTCTGGATGTCTGTTATGAATCAGGGAGCCTATGGCTCCCTGATTTTTTTAATCTTTAAACAGATAAACATCATCATCCCGGAACTCTAATTTAGGATGGCGAATATCATTCAATATTAAGCGATGAGCGCCTTTGCTTTTATAACCAGCAAACAGAATGAGAGAGTCGGCAGGTTTACCGGAGATAGGGACATTTTTTACGGTAATTTGTGAACCGGGCAACATTTTCACTGGCCATACGATTAAATTACCGTGATTCTCTTTTAGCAGCTGTTGCTTCTGCTCAAACCACTGGCTGGCGCTGAGCGCTTCGATCTGTTGCACCAGTTTATCGCTGCGCACGGCAACAAAATCGACATTCAATGGCTTACCATCATTGGCCTTATCCGTCACGTTAAGCTGAGCTGAACTCATTTCAACATGAGATGGCATAAAAGAGCAGGCAGATAACGTCAAACTCATGGTGGCTAAGATTATCCCGAAACGCAGGGAGCGGGAGCGATGGGGCAATGTTGAAAATATCATAATGTGACCACTTGTGATTCAAAGCCTGTATGTATGTTTTTATTAGACTCTGAACGGGCGAATTAAATCCTGTACCTGATTAATACATCAATTAAAATATAGGCTGATATTCAGACTGAATCAAACTAACGACTATGTTCCATGGCTGGAGTGTGATATATCAAGGAAAGAAGAGGAAGGCGCTCCAAAACCAAACCCGTGAGGGAAGTTGATTTTGGAGCAAAGAGTTAGCGATAATTATTTTTTCAAATAAGGGCCATCCGCGACAGATTTTCGCTCAACCAGTTCAGGATGTAATTCAATAGAGTGAGACGTTTCCCGCTTATTGATGATTCGATCTAATAACATGTCCAGCGCCATTACCGCCAGGCTCTCTTTTGGCTGTTGAATAGTGGTTAATGGTGGATTATAGAAACGAGTATGACGAATGTTGTCATAACCAATAACTGAAATATCTTCCGGTACGCGAAAACCCATATCTCCGGCAGCGCACAGAGCGCCCATAGCGATAACATCACCACCGCAGAACAGGGCGGTCGGGCGCTTTTTCAGCTTCATCAGCTTCATGACGCCATCGTAGCCTTCCTGTGGTTGAAAGTCCGCTTCGATAATCCACTCGGGAAGAATATCGATATTGGCCTCTTTCAGGGCATGAAGGAAACCTTTGTGGCGCTCACGGCCGGTAAATTCATTCTGTTGACCGGTGATTGTCGCGATTTCCCGGTGTCCGCGCTCTATCAGATAACGAGCAGCCAGATAACCGCCATGAAAGCCGTTATCTTCAATATTATCGGTAAAGCCGCTGTGTTTATTCCAGTCCATCACCATCATCGGGATAGCGTGGTTATTCTCTAATAGCGAAAGTAACGGAGGATGATATTCGGAACACATCACTAACAGGCCATCAACACGCTTCTGTGCCAACATAGCCAGATAGGCCTGCTGCTTTTCTAAATCATTTTGTGTATTGCACAGAATCAGCGTATAGCCTTTTTTATAGCAGGCCTCTTCAACTGCCTGAATCACTTCGGCAAAATAGGGGGAGCCGCTGGCGGTTGCCAACAGGCCAATGGTTTTAGTGTTATTTACCTTCAGACTACGGGCAACGGCGCTGGGTGAATAACTAAGCTCTTTAATGGCCGCCCATACGGCAGCTTTGGTATCTTCGGCGACAAAACGCGTTTTATTAATAACGTGGGAGACGGTGGTAGTTGAAACACCAGCGTGTTTTGCCACATCTTTTATAGTTGCCATAAAACAGAGCACTCCTGAGCTTATACTGGTATCAAATACAGTGTAAGCTGATATGTTAACGTTTGCTTTTGTTTATAACCAACGCATTACACATTAAAAGCAAAACGGTGTAGAATTCCTTGAACCATCACTGTTTGTGGCTTATATGCCTTTCAGTGATAACAGGCGGTGAATTTTGGCGCATTTGATACAAAAGTCCAAGAGATATCATGGAAAAATCGCTTTGGGGTATACATTTTTGTTAAGCGCTTTACAATGATTCCCGTGTCTAATCACGTTTACATAAAGGAAAAAGATATGTCTGCTGAATTGAGATGGTCGCTGAGCACAGTAGTTTTTGCTTTATTTGTTATCGTTACTTACAGTTTAATTGCGGTAACACACTAATATATTAAAAGCTCGATACATATCATGTATCGAGCTTTATACATTCTGGTAGGGTGGTAAATATCGTTGTTGGTCAATGTGATATGACTCTTTCCGGAAACCATCATATTATGTTCCATTAAACTGGAACATAATTTTTTTGTGATTGATTTGATAAAGAATCGGTGTTTCAACATGGAGGCAGAATGACTCACCAACAGGCCAGTACAGTCGCGTTGATTAAACGTATTGCGGGAATCGTTATTTTTATTCCGGCATTAATTTCAACGGTTATCTCTGTACTGAAGTATCTGGTTGAACCTAAGACCAACATGCAAGAAATGACTGCAATGATTATGGATTTTGTGCAGGTCATTATTAAAATTGTTCGTCAGTACACTTCATTCCTGGAGTATTTTTGGGTCAATTCCCCAATACCTGATATTAGCAATTGGTCTGCCAGCGGTAGCGTATGGTTTATTATTATCTTCCTGCTAATGTTTATCGGTCTGGCACTACAGGCTTCCGGTGCTCGTTTGGCTAAGCGCGTGTATAACGTGCGCGAAGGGGTGAGAGAAAGGGCTATACTGGAAGCGATGAATGGCGATGAAGCTCGTTCATTCAAGGATCTGGAGAAACTGATCTCCATACCGAATACCTCAATCTTTGCCCAATTTGGGTTGTTATATGTTTCTCCGGTTTTATGGGGTATTTTTATCTATATCATCCTGTATCTGATCAATCGGCTTTAATATTCCCTCATTGCCTTCTACGCTTAATGCTACAGACCGGTAATTATACCGCGTCTGTAGGTTAATCTTTTGGTCTCCCGCGGCCTGCGATATCAAAATCAACATGTAGCGATCTTTTTAGACCAAAGCTGTGCATTGGATCGAAGTTTCGCTGGAATCAAAAGGTTAACCTGAGTCTATCTTGATCATAACCTTGGGGTGATGTCATGTGGCAATCCGTCAGTCGTTTATTAAGTGAGTATTTGGGTGAGACTTATACAATTACTGAAAAGGAGGAGCTGTCAGGGGGTGATATTCATCATGCTCGCCGGGTAAGCAACGGCAAAAAAGAGGTTTTCATCAAGTATGACACGCGGGATATTCTTCCTATCTTCAATGCGGAATTCGATCAACTTACGGCTTTAGCTAAGAGTGGCACAGTTCGGGTGCCTGAGGTTTATGGCGTTGGTTACGATCGAGACTTTAGCTTTTTGCTGCTGGAGTATCTGCCGTTAAAACCACTGGATGCCCACCATGCCTATTGTTTAGGTCAGCAACTGGCTCGATTACACCAGTGGAGCGATCAACCACAGTTTGGGCTGGATTTTGACAGTGATTTGGCAACCACGCCACAACCTAACCGCTGGCAGCGTTACTGGAATGTGTTCTTTGCCGAACAGCGTATAGGGTGGCAGCTTCAACTGGCGGATGAAAAAGGGCTGCACTATGGCGATATTGATACCATCATTGATATTGTCAGCCAGCGGCTGAAAAGCCATCATCCACAGCCTTCTTTACTCCACGGTGATTTATGGCCAGCAAACTGCGGTGTAAGTGCCGTAGGGCCGATAATCTTCGACCCGGCATGCTACTGGGGCGATCGTGAGTGCGATTTAGCCATGTTACCGTTGTATCCCGATTTACCACCGCAAATATACGATGGCTATCAGAGTGTTTGGCCGTTACCCGCTAGCTTTATCGATCGCCAACCGTTGTATCAACTTTATTATCTATTGAACCGGGCTAATCTATTTGGCGGAGAACATATTCATGTTGCACAGCAGGCGGTAACGCAGCTGTTTGGTGATGAGTTGTAATTATTGACGATTGCCTGTCAAAATGGCTTTTTGACAGGCAATAAAAGCTACCGGCACTGATAATCAGGGAGTGATAGTGCAGACACCATTATTTTTTGAAGATTTCCTTCATCCTCAACCTAAGCCGACAGGTATTGATGTTTTTTGTCGTCTGAAGCACTTTTCCATTATCACCTATGCGATAGATCCTCAGCGGTTTGACGGTTTGATTTCAGAACGTTTCAAACTGGATACCATTGTGATTGATGGTCAGGAAAAAGGGCTGTTGTCAGTGGTTCCTTTTGTTGATGTTGATTTTACCTCTGCGGTTTATCCTTTTCCAAAATTTACTATGGGCCAGACCAACTACCGTATTTATGTGATTGATACGGTAACAGGAGAAAAGTGCGTCTGGTTTTTAGGTACTACGCTGGACTCATGGACTCTGTTTGTTCCCCGATTATTATGGAATTTGCCCTGGTATAGCGGAAAAGTCACCTTTGATTGTGAATATGATGAACAGCGAGCTTGTTATACCAAATACCGAATGGAAACTCAGGCTGAATGGGCACCTGCCAGTGTGGAGCTAACTCAGAACCTCGATGATACGATTACGCTCCCCGGATTCCCCGATCTGGAAACCGGAATGGTTTATCTGACGCATCCACTTAGCGGATTTTTTTATCGTCGTGATGGAAAACTTGGCAGTTACCAGGTCTGGCATAAACAGCTTAATGTCACGCCGGGGCGACTGATAAGCGCACGTTTTGATCTATTAAGTCGATTAGGATTAGTGACTGAATCTGAGCAACAATCCCCCTATAACGTTTTAATTGAGCCGCTGAATGAATTTACCGTTTATCTTCCACCACGGCGAGTTCGTTAGCTAGCCTAATTGACTCAGCGAATTATCTCTTGTGCTATGTGGGCTTTTTTTATTTTGTACTATCCAGCTACGGTACTCAGTGGTAAAATTCGCCCTTCGTTTTTATAAAACGTAAACCGACAAGTCAATGTGTGTACACAATTGAGCGGCCGTTCGATAACTGTGAGTCGGGAAAGGCATCAATCCATTGATTTACATATAAAAATATTGTTTGCATGTGATCTTGCGTGTGGGTCACCACTGTAACTAAGGAATTATAATGCCAGTTATTACTCTTCCTGATGGAAGCCAACGTCAGTATGACCATGCTGTATCAGTTATGGATATTGCTCGTGATATCGGTCCCGGTCTGGCTAAAGCCTGTATCGCCGGCCGCATTAACGGTGAGCGTATTGACGCTTGCGATCTGATTGAAAACGACGCAAATCTGGAAATCATTACTGCCAAAGATGATGATGGTTTGGAGATTATCCGCCACTCATGTGCACACCTGTTAGGTCATGCAATCAAACAGCTTTGGCCTGATACCAAAATGGCAATTGGTCCAACCATTGATAATGGTTTTTACTACGACGTTGATATCGACAGGACGTTAAATCAGGAAGATATTGATCTGCTTGAGCAGCGCATGATGGAGCTGGTCAAGAAAGATTACGACGTCATCAAGAAAAAGGTTAGCTGGCAAGAAGCACGGGATACTTTTGAAGCCCGTGGTGAAATTTATAAATTACGCATTCTTGATGAAAACATCAGCCGTGATGCTCACCCGGCGCTGTATCATCATGAAGAATATATCGACATGTGTCGTGGTCCGCACGTGCCGAACATGCGTTTCTGCCATAACTTTAAACTGCAAAAAGTTTCCGGGGCCTACTGGCGTGGAGACAGCAACAATAAAATGCTGCAGCGTATTTATGGCACCGCATGGGCGGATAAAAAGCAATTAGCAGCTTATTTATTGCGTCT from the Limnobaculum zhutongyuii genome contains:
- the prc gene encoding carboxy terminal-processing peptidase, yielding MSNLIRLTAIASLFLAGLSYAKETTITRVDQLPVLKQEGQHATVSERVTSRFTRSHYRQFDLDDAFSEKIFNRYLNVLDFSHNVLLASDIAKFADKKTKLDDELKSGQLDTAYDLYNYAQKRRFERLTYALTLLDKPMTFDGDDSIEVDRSKAPWPTSIEELDKLWYEKVKYDELNLKLAGKEWPEIKDILTKRYQSAIKRLSQAKSEDVFQSFINAFAREIDPHTSYLSPRNTEQFNTEMSLSLEGIGAVLQMEDDYTQINSLVAGGPAAKSKSIAVGDKIVGVGQQDKPMVDVIGWRLDDVVALIKGPKGSKVRLEILPAAKGAKSKTVVLTRERIRLEDRAVKMTLKTVGKKKVGVLDIPGFYVGLTEDVKTQLQKLTKQNVDSIIIDLRTNGGGALTEAVSLSGLFIPSGPVVQVRDNNGKIREDSDTDGIVYYKGPLVVLVDRFSASASEIFAAAMQDYGRALIVGEPTFGKGTVQQHRALNRIYDQMLRPDWPELGSVQYTIQKFYRINGGSTQRKGVTPDIIMPTGIDPVETGESFEDNALPWDSVDKATYSLLGDESRYIPILKKNYDERIAKDPEFQFIMQDIARYKANKDKRATISLNYAKREKESSEDDAIRLKRINDRLEREGKSKLKSLEDLPKDYKEADPYLDETVLIAVDLADLEKNDAAQATATAAVKKD
- the htpX gene encoding protease HtpX → MMRIALFLLTNLAVMVVFGIVLSLTGIQGRSVQGLMIMAGLFGFGGAFVSLLMSKWMALRSVGGQVIEQPANEVERWLVETVRRQSQQAGIAMPQVAIYQAPDINAFATGARRDASLVAVSTGLLQNMSRDEAEAVLAHEISHVANGDMVTMTLIQGVVNTFVIFASRLIAQVAAGFMNRDNESSSGNTMVYFIVSMVLELVFGILASIITMWFSRHREFKADAGSAKLVGREKMIAALQRLKTSYEPQEGSTMMAFCINGKSKTFSELFLSHPPLDKRIEALRAGTHLK
- a CDS encoding type VI secretion protein, with amino-acid sequence MSLTLSACSFMPSHVEMSSAQLNVTDKANDGKPLNVDFVAVRSDKLVQQIEALSASQWFEQKQQLLKENHGNLIVWPVKMLPGSQITVKNVPISGKPADSLILFAGYKSKGAHRLILNDIRHPKLEFRDDDVYLFKD
- the purR gene encoding HTH-type transcriptional repressor PurR, translating into MATIKDVAKHAGVSTTTVSHVINKTRFVAEDTKAAVWAAIKELSYSPSAVARSLKVNNTKTIGLLATASGSPYFAEVIQAVEEACYKKGYTLILCNTQNDLEKQQAYLAMLAQKRVDGLLVMCSEYHPPLLSLLENNHAIPMMVMDWNKHSGFTDNIEDNGFHGGYLAARYLIERGHREIATITGQQNEFTGRERHKGFLHALKEANIDILPEWIIEADFQPQEGYDGVMKLMKLKKRPTALFCGGDVIAMGALCAAGDMGFRVPEDISVIGYDNIRHTRFYNPPLTTIQQPKESLAVMALDMLLDRIINKRETSHSIELHPELVERKSVADGPYLKK
- the cydH gene encoding cytochrome bd-I oxidase subunit CydH — protein: MSAELRWSLSTVVFALFVIVTYSLIAVTH
- a CDS encoding YniB family protein, producing MTHQQASTVALIKRIAGIVIFIPALISTVISVLKYLVEPKTNMQEMTAMIMDFVQVIIKIVRQYTSFLEYFWVNSPIPDISNWSASGSVWFIIIFLLMFIGLALQASGARLAKRVYNVREGVRERAILEAMNGDEARSFKDLEKLISIPNTSIFAQFGLLYVSPVLWGIFIYIILYLINRL
- a CDS encoding fructosamine kinase family protein codes for the protein MWQSVSRLLSEYLGETYTITEKEELSGGDIHHARRVSNGKKEVFIKYDTRDILPIFNAEFDQLTALAKSGTVRVPEVYGVGYDRDFSFLLLEYLPLKPLDAHHAYCLGQQLARLHQWSDQPQFGLDFDSDLATTPQPNRWQRYWNVFFAEQRIGWQLQLADEKGLHYGDIDTIIDIVSQRLKSHHPQPSLLHGDLWPANCGVSAVGPIIFDPACYWGDRECDLAMLPLYPDLPPQIYDGYQSVWPLPASFIDRQPLYQLYYLLNRANLFGGEHIHVAQQAVTQLFGDEL
- a CDS encoding DUF2071 domain-containing protein, translating into MQTPLFFEDFLHPQPKPTGIDVFCRLKHFSIITYAIDPQRFDGLISERFKLDTIVIDGQEKGLLSVVPFVDVDFTSAVYPFPKFTMGQTNYRIYVIDTVTGEKCVWFLGTTLDSWTLFVPRLLWNLPWYSGKVTFDCEYDEQRACYTKYRMETQAEWAPASVELTQNLDDTITLPGFPDLETGMVYLTHPLSGFFYRRDGKLGSYQVWHKQLNVTPGRLISARFDLLSRLGLVTESEQQSPYNVLIEPLNEFTVYLPPRRVR